From the genome of Thermosynechococcus sp. NK55a:
GGGCTTGGGCCTGTTGGGGATGGGCACGAATGACCTGATCGAGAATTTGCACCGCTGTCGCCCAGTCTTGGTTGGCGATCGCCCGATAAAAACTTTCTGGCAGTACAACCGCAGGCCCTCCCCTGGCTGGGGTAATCAGGAACACCATGCCCGCCAGCGTCGCTAGTACCCAATATCCATGTTCTTGGGCCATGATTTTCCTCGTACCCTAGGATCAATAAGTTCAATAGTAGCGAGATAACCGCTGACTATTCCAAAGTGCCAATGAGCACGCAACCTTCGCCGCCACTGAGTCCTGAAGATTATTGATAATGGGAAACCCAAAATGGGGCTAAGCACGACTACAGCAACGGCCAAGTGTATGCAATGGCAAGAGCTACTGATGCCCACCTCACCCCGGCCTTGAATTTGGCCACCCTTCTACACCCCCCTGTGCGGCAACGGGGTTCTCGTCTTTACATTTCAGATATGAAAGTGCGCCTAGAAGAGCGCAACTGCTTTTACTATCCAGATATCCAGATTCAGATCTACTTGTGACCTGTGATCCACGGGATCGGCAAACACTGCTCTATAAATCCTTCCCTTGCTTGGTGATTGAGCTGCTCTCTCCCTCAACAGAGGCCTTTGATCGCGGCGATAAGTTCATTGACTATCAAAGCCTTGAGAGCCTTGAGGAATATGTACTGGTTCATAGCCGCCAACAGCAATGGGAAAGCTTTCGTCCCAGTGCCTCGGGGTTGTGGGTTTGGCAGGCCTACTCCCCTCCAGAAGATGCGGTTGAACTCAAGAGCATTGGCTGGCAAGGCCACCTATCTGCGATTGATGAAGAGGTTACCCTAGAGCCCTAATCTCAATCAAAAGTTTGTGTGAATCGCCTCCATCGGACAGGCGGCAACACATTGCTCACAGACAATGCAACGGGAGCGGGTAAATTGGAGTTGAAACGTTTCTGGATGGAGCGTCAGCGCCTGAGTGGGGCATACCCCTGTACAGAGCCCACAGTGGACACAGGCCTGCTCATCAATCACAATTTCACGACTGGCAAGGGACACCTCAATATTCTGCTGCCGCAACCATTCGAGGGCGGCCTCCATTTGGTCAATGTCTCCAGCCAATTCTAGAACCAGTTTGCCCACTTGGTTAGGTGCCACTTGGGCACGGATGATATTGGCGGCGATATTAAAGTCCTTGGCTAAGCGATAGGTGACGGGCATTTGAATCGTCCGCCGGGGAAATGTCAATGTCACTCGCTTTTTCACTGCTTGAAGATTTGGATCGTAGCACAGCTCTTTTGATCAGTATGGCACACTCCCGACACTGCGAAAGTTATAGCTATTCCAATAAAGAATGAGAAATTGGGCGGCACAATAATTGCAACTCACCTCATCTTTGCCACCTTACTTGACATAGGAGACAACCTGATCTCCTAAATTCAGTCTATAGCTCCTGTTCTTTAAGGATATTGAGGACGCTTCAAGGGTAATCTATCTCTCTTTGCAATATCTCACTCTCTTTCGAAATAGCCATAATGCACAGCCTTTTTCATAGGAATTGAAAAATGAAAAAAATATTAAATTTTATTTACTAGTCTATAAACGCAAAAGTGATATCCACAGTAAAATTATTACCCTGCTAGATAGGAACTAGATAGATTATTATTTGTCAGAATTTAATAAATTATTAAAATAGGAGATTGCAGATAAAAATGAATCTCAAATAAAATTAGAGGACTCATCTGTTGCCAATGAAATGGCTCTTTTATAAATGCTTGCTAGCTTAATAGCCATTTGTTTTAACTTATACTTTTCTTCGATCCTTTCAGTGCCGTTGAGTTGTCAGCGCACTGGCAGTGAAAATATGACTCCTACTGTCTAGTGCTTAGTTAAAGCATATTGATTTTGGGGATTGTGTAAACGGAATCAAAGGAAGACTAGGATTGGGAATGGCTGTTGATAATCTCGCCGAAGCGTTCAATCCGCAAGGGAGTGTTATGAAAGTCGGCTTGGATTAAACGGCGAATCAGTTGCACACTGGCAAAGTTTTGATCAATATGGGGAATCCCTTTGGCATCTAGGCGTACAGGAATGACTTTTCCTTGAATAAAGCGACCAGAACTGTCGAGTTCAATATCGAGAATCAGCGACTTGCCAAGGGGGCCGTGACTGCTTAGAGTCTGATAGCCGACAAAGTTCCCCAAGGAATAGGCAATGAGGCGGCCTTTGTATAATTCAAGGGCACGGGGAACATGGGGGCCGTGACCCAAAATTAAATCGGCACCATTGTCAATCATGGTGCGGGCAAACTGAACTACATTGCCCCGGTCTTCCCCATAGAAGTACTCAGTGCGATCGCGGGTATAAATTTGATCGCTACCTTCGGCGCCGCCGTGGAAACTGACAACCACAATATCAGCGTTTTTCTTAGCCTCCCGCACAAGGGCGGCACTGGCCTTGAGGTCTTGGATGCGATTTTGGCCGTAGTAGGTGCCAAAGCCAATAAATGCGGTTTTCAGGCCATTGGCTTCGAGGTAGGTAATTTGATTGAGATCACCAATGGCGGTCATGCCAGCGGCGTTGATGTGGCGAATCGTATCGCGAAATCCCTGTTCGTTGAAGTCGTAGCTGTGGTTGTTGGCGATGTTGAGGACGTCAAAACCAGCTTGGCGTAACACCTGTGCATAACTGGCCGGTGAGCGAAAGACAAAACTGCGACCCCCCTGGGTGTTTTTGTAGGGATGGGGATGATCGGTAAGGGTACTTTCATAATTGCCAAAGAGGAAATCTGCCCCCTGAAGATAGGGTTTTACTTGGGCAAAGAGCTTTTGGGGATCCGCAGGCAAGCGGTTACTGGGAAAATTGGTGCCAAGGACAATATCGCCAACCGCCTTAATCCGCAAGCGGCGATCGCTAGGGGCGAGTGGGGGGGACACAAGGGGAACATCGGGTTCAGGGGGTGTAATGGCTGGACTGGGTTCTGCACTGGGCGGGGCATCGACACTGAGTTGATTTTGCAACGTCAGGGCAATGGCACTGGTGCTGGCGATCGCCAGCACACTGAGGGCAAAGGCACTCACCGCCTGATGAGACCATGGCGTGGTAGGTATAGCTGCATTTGAGCTGGAACTTGCTTGAGGAGGCGGTGCCGCTGGTAAGGTCTCCCGTAAGTCAACGGTCTGTGTCCATTCTGGCCATTCTTCGCCAAGTAGCCGAGCATGGAGACGCACCCGCAGAACGCCTTGGGGCGCCAATTGCCTGAGACCTCGGCAAACAAACTGAACACAGACTTGTGGGGGGAGCGATCGCGCTGCTTCAAACATAATTTGTAAACAGTCGCCCCGCCGCCGCACGAGGGCGCGCACCCCCTTGGCTTGGAGTGCGCGGTTCATCAAATGGGCAATCGCCTCTGCTTCACCCTGACGTGCCTGCTGCCAAATCAAATCAAGGGAAGCGGTCATGATCAAGGAACCTTCCAGCGATCGCGAGCAAACCTGTGGCTATTCTATGGAAAGTCACTCGTCTTGAAAGTTAGGCTCAGGCCAATTTGACAAACGTCACGCAGAGCCCTCTTGGGCATGCAAGGCTCGCAACAGATCATGGCGGCTAATGATGCCCACTAACTCCCCCTGATCGTTCAAAACCGGTAGGCGACTAATGTGGTGATTGACCATGAGGCGAGCTGCTTCGGAAATGGGTGCATCCACGTTAATTGTGTGGGGGTTGGGGGTCATGACGTCCTGCACCTGTTGGCCGAGGGTTTTCTTAAGGTGTTGGTGAAAAGACTCTGGAGACTCAAAGTAGATGATGCTCCCTAGGAACGTAATGTATAACGGCGGCTCTAGGGGTGCTTCGCGCACGATCAAGTCCGCCTCACAGACCAGTCCCACCAATTTGCCCCTATCATCCACGACGGGGAGGCCGCGCACTTGTTTTTCTTCCATGAGACGAACTGCTTCTGAAATCGGGGCAGCGGCACGAATGGTAAAGGGGTTGGGGGTCATGTAATCACGGACAAGAGCGCTCATAGTTAATCTAGGGAATGAGAGGACAGTTCGAGGGGATGGTAGTCGCCACGCATGGCTAGATCGGGGCGGAGGCTTTGGGCATGGCGTAGGTAGGCGTGGTAAATCGGTTGATCTGGGTTGGGGGTGTTGAAGTAAATCAAGCAGCGGATACAGCGGGGTAGGTCTCCCTCTACGTGCATTTGCTGGACATCGAGGAGGGGAATGTTCCGCCAATGGGGGCATTCACGGGCGATCGCCGCCGGAAAAATCTGATCGAGGTCACGGGTGACAGAAAAGGTGACACTAATTACTTCCGATAAATCAAGGGCATTGCGCCGCTCAATCTCGCTGAGGAGTTCCAAAACCGCCTCACGGATTGCGGGAATTGAATTTTCAGTGGCGGTAGTTGCTCCACGAATTGCTCGGACGCGCCAGCCCACAGTATGCTCCTCCATCAAGACAAAGAGCCTGAGTTTGCAAGCTATGTCGTGCTTATGTCGACCTTTGAGGTAAAATTTCAAGAGGCAAGAGAGCCTTTGGAAGAGAGGGAGCTTATGTGGGTTGAAGCTGATGAAGAGGTTTTTAAAAGATGAGGATTTAAGAAGATGTTATGCCCAAAAAGCGGTAGAAAGGCTAAGGAGTTTAAAATTGAAAAAATTGTAGAGTAGTGGAAGGATGTTTTGAGTTTGAGTTTATAGAATGATTTTAGGAGGTTTGAAATGGAGAAGCCAAGAGGTTATAACGAGAGAATTTTTAGTGGATATTTAAGAAGTTATTTTCATACACGAAGATATATATGGCTTAAAAGCAATTTGCTTAATTTATTAGGAAAAGATAAGATTAGTAGTCTAGCTATTCTGGAAATTGGCTGTGGTGATCTAAGAACACTTGAATTTACAAAGATAAATCCAAAAATTTATGTAGGAATAGATAGCAACTGGGAAAATTTATTAGATCAAGCTAAGAGTAAATATAGAGGCTTAAATAACATTATTTTAATTGAAGCAAAAAATCCATCAAAGATTACTCAAGAGTTTAATTTGTTTAATAATGATTTCTTTTTTGATGTCTGCATATCTTTAGAAACCTTTGAACACTTACCAAAACCTATTCTTGAAGAATATGTTGAATTTATTTCTAAATATCTCAATGGTCTAATATTTATTACAGTTCCTATAGAGTTTGGTCCTATCTTTTTGATCAAACACTTCGTAAAACGATTTAAATATAAAGATGATTCAGAAACTTTCAAATATAAGTTATCCGAAATTTTCTTTGCGTCGATTGGTATAACTAAAAAAGTAAAAAGGATAGAAGGAGGGCATAAAGGTTTTGATTATAGAGTTTTACTTGAATATTTATCATCTAAATTTGAATTAATAAAGGTGGAAGGTATACCATTTAATTATTTACCAGCTTTTATGAACTTTCAAGTTGGTATGATATTTAAAACAAAGCATTAAGTAAGCTTAAAATGTGCCGGATAGCGGGATTTTGGGACTCTAATTATAGGGGTAATCTTGCCCATGGTGGACCCGACGATGGAGGTATTTTTTTAGAACCTTCTTATGGGCTTGCCCTTACTGACAGAAGGCTTTCCATCCTTGACCTTTCTTCCGCAGGACACCAGCCAATGGAATTTAAAAATCTTGTGATCACTTACAATGGAGAAGTTTATAGCTTTAGAGAAATAAGGCAAGAGCTTGAAAAAGAAGGCTATAAATTCTCCAGCTCAGATACCGAAGTAATACTTAAAGCTTTTCATAGATGGGGGTTTTGAGGCGGTGCATCGCTTTAGGGGTATGTTTGCCTTTGCCCTTTGGGATAAAAAAGAGAAAAAACTTATACTCTGTAGAGACAGGATTGGGGTAAAACCTCTTTACTATTACACTAAAGATGAACTTTTTATGACTGCTTCTGAGCTCAAAGCCTTTCATAAACACCCTAAGTTTAAAAAAGAGCTCAGTCCTTTAGCCCTTTCTTTGTTTCTTTGTTTCTTCAATATGGCTATATCACTGCCCCATACAGCATATTTGAAGACACCTATAAGCTTGAGCTCGGGCACTTCTTGATAGTTGATGATAAGGGTAAGCTTTTAAAGTTTGCCTATTGGAAAGTGGAGGACTATCAAGGGAAGCGGTCATGATCAAGGAACCTTCCAGCGATCGCGAGCAAACCTGTGGCTATTCTATGGAAAGTCACTCGTCTTGAAAGTTAGGCTCAGGCCAATTTGACAAACGTCACGCAGAGCCCTCTTGGGCATGCAAGGCTCGCAACAGATCATGGCGGCTAATGATGCCCACTAACTCCCCCTGATCGTTCAAAACCGGTAGGCGACTAATGTGGTGATTGACCATGAGGCGAGCTGCTTCGGAAATGGGTGCATCCACGTTAATTGTGTGGGGGTTGGGGGTCATGACGTCCTGCACCTGTTGGCCGAGGGTTTTCTTAAGGTGTTGGTGAAAAGACTCTGGAGACTCAAAGTAGATGATGCTCCCTAGGAACGTAATGTATAACGGCGGCTCTAGGGGTGCTTCGCGCACGATCAAGTCCGCCTCACAGACCAGTCCCACCAATTTGCCCCTATCATCCACGACGGGGAGGCCGCGCACTTGTTTTTCTTCCATGAGACGAACTGCTTCTGAAATCGGGGCAGCGGCACGAATGGTAAAGGGGTTGGGGGTCATGTAATCACGGACAAGAGCGCTCATAGTTAATCTAGGGAATGAGAGGACAGTTCGAGGGGATGGTAGTCGCCACGCATGGCTAGATCGGGGCGGAGGCTTTGGGCATGGCGTAGGTAGGCATGGTAAATCGGTTGATCTGGGTTGGGGGTGTTGAAGTAAATCAAGCAGCGGATACAGCGGGGTAGGTCTCCCTCTACGTGCATTTGCTGGACATCGAGGAGGGGAATGTTCCGCCAATGGGGGCATTCACGGGCGATCGCCGCCGGAAAAATCTGATCGAGGTCACGGGTGACAGAAAAGGTGACACTAATTACTTCCGATAAATCAAGGGCATTGCGCCGCTCAATCTCGCTGAGGAGTTCCAAAACCGCCTCACGGATTGCGGGAATTGAATTTTCAGTGGCGGTAGTTGCTCCACGAATTGCTCGGACGCGCCAGCCCACGGTGTGCTCCTCCATCAAGACATCCGCAAGGGTACTGTATCCAGCTTAGGGGCGATAGAGCCACAGGGGAAGCCCATTGGTGGTCATTTCAAATTCCAGCCAATCCAGACCCGCTTGCCACGGGAAAGGGAGGCGCTCCTGCTGACGGGGAAACAGCCGAGCCAAGGGAGACTTCGGTTCTTCGATGGTTTGCACCTTGGTTTTGTCGGGGTCAAGGCCGGCCAGTTCTGCCAGCCAGCGGCGGGCATCCTCCTCAGTACCCAAGCGATCTACCAGTCCCAAGGCAAGGGCCTGCTCACCCGTAAAGACACGGCCATCGGCAAAACTGCGCACCGTTTCCACATCGAGGTTGCGGCCTTCGGCCACGGTTTGGACAAATTGGTGATAGCTGGTGTCAATCAGGTCTTGCAGAATACGGATTTCCTCCTCCGTGAGGTCGCGATCAAAAGCCAGAATGTCCTTGTAGGGACCGGACTTGATCACCTTGAAGGAGACCCCCACCTTATCGAGGAGCCGTTGCAAATTGTTGCCCCGCAGGATGACGCCAATACTACCCGTAATGGTGCCGGGGTTGGCCATGATGTGCTGTGCCCCCATGCCGATATAGACTCCGCCGGAGGCCGAGATATTGCCAAAACTGGCCACGATTTTCATTTTCGACTGCAAGCGCTTGAGGGCAGCATAGATTTCTTGGGAGTCGCCTACGGTACCGCCGGGACTGTCAATGCGCACGAGCAGCGCTGGGTAGCCCCGTTCTTCAATGGTTTTCAGGGCTTTGAGGACACGCCGGCGAGTACCTCCAGCGATCGCCCCCGTAATCTCGAGGCGGGCAATTTGACGACGGTAACCACGGGATAAGGGCCAAGGCATAGGCAACAAGTAGCTCAGCAAATCGTGACAATTCACTCGAATTTCTAATCTAGCAAGGTTCTAGGAGGGGGAGGGCGGTGCCTGCTTGACCATTGCTGCTGAGAGTCCCTCTGTGCCGTTGCCGATATACCACAGAGCTGCTGCGGCTTCAGCATGGGTAACGGGTTTCTGGGGCTGCAGCAAGAGGGTTTCTCCCCAAACGCGGCGAATGTTCGAGAGATCCCCCGCGAGGTAGTCAGCAGCCACGGCATTGATGGCAGTGGGAGCAATCCGTTGACTGTCCTTGAAGCCCCATGTTTGCTGAATGCGATCAATCGTGCTGGGACTCAGCCGCCCCTGTTGATCGAGGGGAACTTTCCACTGCAATAGTGTTTCGCGGGTGAGGGGAGCTTCAGGGCGAAAGAGAGCACTGGTATCGCCAGTGAGGGAACTGGGCAAAAATCCTGCCATTGCCAGTCCTTGAATATAGGGAAAATCGGGATGATCAGGGGGAACATCTTGGAAAAGGGGTGTGTCATTGCGGCTGCCGAGGCGGATTTGCCGTGCGGGGCGATCAGCATAAAAGCGGTTGTAGGTAGTGACTAACCAGCGCACAAACTGGCCACGACGGATGGGGATATTGGGTTGCAGGCGATCGCCGGTCGTGGGAAGCACCCCCAGTTCGGCTAAATCGCGAATGGCGGGTTGGAGGGGAGCGGGGGCCTGGTCGAGATCGGTAAAGACTTGGGGGGCGTTGGGGTTGGGTTGGGGAGCCCCTGTGGCCGTGGGGCGCTTGACGGGTGTGTAAGCCACGGTGAACATTATCAGGTTATTTTCTGGCAGCGTGTTGATAGCGACATTCACTTCCAGTTCAGAATTGCGCCCCTTGAGGGTGATGGTATTATCAGTCACCTGTTGCTCCACCAGTTGCCAGCCCGATTGTTGAAATTGCTGACTATAGAATTGCTGGATGGCGATCGCCGGCGCTGCTACTTGCCAGCGGGTTACTGTAGTTTGGGGAGCTTCCGGCTGCGGTTGAGTGCTTAGGAGGGTGGCATTGGGAAACCGTAAATTTTCTGGCAGTGTTGCTGGGGCTGGCGCAGAGGGTATTGCTGTCGGGGATTGGCTTGCCCATTGGTCAGCATTGGGATCCGCAGCAAACCAATTTTGTAGCCCACTGCCCTCACAACTACTCAGAAGCAGGGCACTGAAGAATAAAATCCATCCCAATTGGCGCGATCGCTTCAACGTTCCTCGACCCTCAGCTAGATACTGTTTCACTCAGCACTGATTTCAGCCGCCATAGGAGGAAAGTCTGCCCCAACTCCAAAGGCAGCGGCGTCACCCCCTCAATACAGGACTGTACCCAGCCATCGCCCCAAGACCACTCCTGCCAGCCCTCAATGGCCTGGCGCAACACCAGTACAAGTCGCTCTGCTGTGAGTAGTTCCACGCGATGTTCCAGTTTTAACCACAGGAATTCACTGGTGAAGGTATCCCCCACTTGCAGGCGATCGCCTGTCCTCTGGAGCTGTAGAGGCCACAACCACTGCCGCAGCTTGGCCGGCTGCGTCAAATGCTCCCGCAGTTGGTCTGTCGTGGCCGGCACCTCAATACGCAAATAACTTGACTGAAATGTTCCCAGCATAGTGTTCCCTAGGAGCATAGGTAGGTGTAGCTGCGCAGACTCCGCTCATAGTTTTCTAGCAAGTGCTGCGCCTCGGCCAAGGTAATTTGTTCTTCCGCCAGCGCCGCCTCCGTGCGACAGCGAATTTTTTCCAGCAGAACATCCCCTTGGTACTGCACATAGCCGAGGACTTCTTGCATTGTATCGCCCCGCACCAAATGCTCAATTTCGTAGCCTTTGGGGGTTAGACGGATATGAACAGCATTCGTATCCCCAAAGAGATTGTGGAGATTGCCCATGATCTCTTGGTAGGCACCGTTGAGAAAAAGGCCAAGGTAGTAGGGTTCGCCCGGACGAAAGGGATGCAGTTCTAAGACTGATTTCACATCCCGCAGGTCAATGAACTGGTCAATTTTGCCGTCGCTGTCGCAGGTGAGATCCGCAAGAATGCCTCGTTCCGTGGGTTCTTCATCAAGGCGGTGGATCGGCATAATCGGAAACAGTTGATCGATCGCCCAGCTATCGGGCACCGACTGAAACACCGATAGATTGATGTAGTAAATCGAAGCCATGATTTTCTCAAGGTCTTCGAGATCGTCGGGCACATATTCCTGCTGGCGAGCAATGCCGAGGATCTTGGCACAACAGGCCCAAAAGAGACTTTCTGCCCGTGCCCGCTCCGGCAAACTCAAATAGCCAAAGTTAAAGAGACTGATGGCTTCCCCCTTAAATTGCAGGGCGTCGTTGTAGGCCTCTTGGTAGTTGTTCTCATCAATTGTTTGGTACGTGTCGTACAGGTTGCGGATGATGAGGTGCTCCTCGTCAGTGGCAGGCTCGGGGGTCATTTTGGGCACTTCACTGACCCCCAAGACATTGAAAATTAACACCGATTGATGGGAGGCGATGGCACGACCACTCTCACTAATGAGGATCGGATCGGGGATGCCCCGCTGCCGACAGGCATCCTTAATGCCAGCCACGACGTCACTGGCATAGTTTTGCATACTGTAGTTTTTTGAGGCATGGAAATTGGTTTTGGAGCCGTCGTAGTCCACCCCCAAGCCACCACCTACATCGAGGTACTGCATATTGGCGCCAAGGCGGACCAGTTCACCGTAAATCTGCCCCGCCTCGCGAATCGCATCCTTGATGACGCTAATGGCAGAGATTTGCGAGCCAATGTGAAAGTGCAATAGTTGCAGAGAATTGAGCATCCTCGCTTCTCGCAGTTGCTCGACTGCCGCTAAAATCTCTGGCACCGTCAGACCAAACTTGGCGCGATCGCCCGCGGAGGTGCCCCAGCGCCCCACCCCTTGGGTACTGAGTTTTGCCCGCACACCCACAATCGGCTCAATGCCCAAGGCCTGACTAACAGCAATCACTTCCGCCACTTCTTCAGGCTGCTCAAGGACAATGATGGGGGTGTGGCCAAGGCGACGGGCCAGAATAGCCGTTTCAATGTAGCTGCGATCCTTATAGCCATTGCAGATCAGCAGTGCCCCTGGTGTATTCAGCATCGCCAAGGCAATCAGGAGTTCCGGTTTTGATCCCGCCTCTAGGCCAAACTGATGGGACTGACCAAAGCGCACGAGGGCTTCGATGATGTGGCGCTGTTGATTGCACTTGATGGGAAAGACCCCCTTGTAGGCTCCCTGATAGCCATAGCGGGCAATGGCTCGGGCAAAGCAGGCATTCAGTCGCTCAATGCGATCCTCAAGAATATCGGAAAACCGCAGCAGCAGGGGGAGGCTAATGTTGCGCTGTTGGAGCGCCTGTACCAGTTCATAGAGATCCAACGACCCACCGCGATCGCCCTTGGGAGAGACAGTGACATGACCCGCAGCATTAATACCAAAGTAGGGTTCACCCCACCCCTGAATACGGTAGAGCTGCTCGCTATCCTCAATTGTCCAATTGCTGGTTTTCGTAACGGTCAATGCCATCGTGGGTGACACAGCAGCCATAGTGCGCTCCCAAACAAAACCGTGCTGATCCTAACTTGTTTTTGCCAGTGGCACCAATGCAATTACCAATGCAATTATGGTCGGCTTTTCGGAAGCGTTCGGCTGGCATGGTAGCATTAGGGATCGCTTCCCCTACCGTTAAGCGCCATGGCCTTTACGAAGATTTTGATTGCCAATCGTGGCGAAATTGCCCTACGGATTCTGCGTACCTGCGAGGAACTGGGCATTGCAACGGTTGCTGTCTATTCCACGGTGGACCGCCATGCGCTGCACGTGCAATTGGCCGATGAGGCGGTGTGCATTGGCGAAGCCCCCAGTAGCCGCAGCTATCTCAATATTCCTAACATTATTGCTGCTGCCCTCACCCGCCATGTCTCAGCGATTCACCCCGGCTATGGCTTTTTGGCGGAAAATGCCCGCTTTGCTGAGATCTGCGCCGATCACAAAATTACATTTATTGGTCCGAGTCCCGCTGCCATGCGTGCCATGGGGGATAAATCCACCGCCAAAGCAACAATGCAACGGGTGGGGGTGCCGACGATTCCCGGCAGTGAGGGACTGGTGCAGGATGAGGAAACGGCGCGGGCGATCGCCCGTAAAATTGGCTATCCCCTGATGATCAAAGCCACGGCTGGCGGAGGGGGTCGCGGGATGCGCTTGGTGCGTTCTGAGGAGGAGCTGGGGCGCTCGTTAAGTGCCGCCCAGGGAGAAGCGGAAGCTGCCTTTGGCAATGCCGGCGTCTATCTGGAGCGATTTATTGAAAATCCCCGCCACATTGAATTCCAAATTCTCGCGGATAGCTATGGCAATGTCATTCACCTAGGGGAGCGCGATTGCTCTGTACAACGGCGTCACCAAAAGCTCCTTGAGGAGGCCCCTAGCCCTGCCCTCACCCCAGAACTGCGCGCCAAGATGGGGGAAGCCGCTGTCACCGCTGCCAAGGCTATTAACTACGTCGGTGCTGGCACAATTGAATTTCTCCTTGACGGCCAAAACAACTTTTACTTTATGGAGATGAATACCCGCATTCAGGTGGAGCACACCGTCACAGAAATGATTACGGGTCTCGATCTGATTGCGGAGCAAATTCGCATTGCCCAGGGGGAACCCCTCAGCTTGACCCAAGAGCAGGTTCAGTTGCAGGGACACGCCATTGAGTGCCGCATCAATGCCGAAGATCCAGAGCGTAATTTCCGTCCCCATCCGGGTCGCATTAGTGGCTATTTGCCCCCTGGAGGGCCGGGGGTACGCATGGATTCCCATGTCTATACTGACTATGAAATCCCCCCCTACTATGATTCCCTCATTGGGAAGTTAGTTGTGTGGGGGAGCGATCGCCCCGCTGCCATTGCCCGCATGAAGCGTGCCCTCCGG
Proteins encoded in this window:
- a CDS encoding Uma2 family endonuclease — encoded protein: MARATDAHLTPALNLATLLHPPVRQRGSRLYISDMKVRLEERNCFYYPDIQIQIYL
- a CDS encoding Uma2 family endonuclease, with the protein product MTCDPRDRQTLLYKSFPCLVIELLSPSTEAFDRGDKFIDYQSLESLEEYVLVHSRQQQWESFRPSASGLWVWQAYSPPEDAVELKSIGWQGHLSAIDEEVTLEP
- a CDS encoding NIL domain-containing protein; amino-acid sequence: MKKRVTLTFPRRTIQMPVTYRLAKDFNIAANIIRAQVAPNQVGKLVLELAGDIDQMEAALEWLRQQNIEVSLASREIVIDEQACVHCGLCTGVCPTQALTLHPETFQLQFTRSRCIVCEQCVAACPMEAIHTNF
- a CDS encoding CapA family protein, which translates into the protein MTASLDLIWQQARQGEAEAIAHLMNRALQAKGVRALVRRRGDCLQIMFEAARSLPPQVCVQFVCRGLRQLAPQGVLRVRLHARLLGEEWPEWTQTVDLRETLPAAPPPQASSSSNAAIPTTPWSHQAVSAFALSVLAIASTSAIALTLQNQLSVDAPPSAEPSPAITPPEPDVPLVSPPLAPSDRRLRIKAVGDIVLGTNFPSNRLPADPQKLFAQVKPYLQGADFLFGNYESTLTDHPHPYKNTQGGRSFVFRSPASYAQVLRQAGFDVLNIANNHSYDFNEQGFRDTIRHINAAGMTAIGDLNQITYLEANGLKTAFIGFGTYYGQNRIQDLKASAALVREAKKNADIVVVSFHGGAEGSDQIYTRDRTEYFYGEDRGNVVQFARTMIDNGADLILGHGPHVPRALELYKGRLIAYSLGNFVGYQTLSSHGPLGKSLILDIELDSSGRFIQGKVIPVRLDAKGIPHIDQNFASVQLIRRLIQADFHNTPLRIERFGEIINSHSQS
- a CDS encoding CBS domain-containing protein, which gives rise to MSALVRDYMTPNPFTIRAAAPISEAVRLMEEKQVRGLPVVDDRGKLVGLVCEADLIVREAPLEPPLYITFLGSIIYFESPESFHQHLKKTLGQQVQDVMTPNPHTINVDAPISEAARLMVNHHISRLPVLNDQGELVGIISRHDLLRALHAQEGSA
- the aroH gene encoding chorismate mutase — encoded protein: MEEHTVGWRVRAIRGATTATENSIPAIREAVLELLSEIERRNALDLSEVISVTFSVTRDLDQIFPAAIARECPHWRNIPLLDVQQMHVEGDLPRCIRCLIYFNTPNPDQPIYHAYLRHAQSLRPDLAMRGDYHPLELSSHSLD
- the aroH gene encoding chorismate mutase — encoded protein: MEEHTVGWRVRAIRGATTATENSIPAIREAVLELLSEIERRNALDLSEVISVTFSVTRDLDQIFPAAIARECPHWRNIPLLDVQQMHVEGDLPRCIRCLIYFNTPNPDQPIYHAYLRHAQSLRPDLAMRGDYHPLELSSHSLD
- the sppA gene encoding signal peptide peptidase SppA, yielding MPWPLSRGYRRQIARLEITGAIAGGTRRRVLKALKTIEERGYPALLVRIDSPGGTVGDSQEIYAALKRLQSKMKIVASFGNISASGGVYIGMGAQHIMANPGTITGSIGVILRGNNLQRLLDKVGVSFKVIKSGPYKDILAFDRDLTEEEIRILQDLIDTSYHQFVQTVAEGRNLDVETVRSFADGRVFTGEQALALGLVDRLGTEEDARRWLAELAGLDPDKTKVQTIEEPKSPLARLFPRQQERLPFPWQAGLDWLEFEMTTNGLPLWLYRP
- a CDS encoding S-layer homology domain-containing protein: MKQYLAEGRGTLKRSRQLGWILFFSALLLSSCEGSGLQNWFAADPNADQWASQSPTAIPSAPAPATLPENLRFPNATLLSTQPQPEAPQTTVTRWQVAAPAIAIQQFYSQQFQQSGWQLVEQQVTDNTITLKGRNSELEVNVAINTLPENNLIMFTVAYTPVKRPTATGAPQPNPNAPQVFTDLDQAPAPLQPAIRDLAELGVLPTTGDRLQPNIPIRRGQFVRWLVTTYNRFYADRPARQIRLGSRNDTPLFQDVPPDHPDFPYIQGLAMAGFLPSSLTGDTSALFRPEAPLTRETLLQWKVPLDQQGRLSPSTIDRIQQTWGFKDSQRIAPTAINAVAADYLAGDLSNIRRVWGETLLLQPQKPVTHAEAAAALWYIGNGTEGLSAAMVKQAPPSPS
- the speA gene encoding biosynthetic arginine decarboxylase, with the translated sequence MALTVTKTSNWTIEDSEQLYRIQGWGEPYFGINAAGHVTVSPKGDRGGSLDLYELVQALQQRNISLPLLLRFSDILEDRIERLNACFARAIARYGYQGAYKGVFPIKCNQQRHIIEALVRFGQSHQFGLEAGSKPELLIALAMLNTPGALLICNGYKDRSYIETAILARRLGHTPIIVLEQPEEVAEVIAVSQALGIEPIVGVRAKLSTQGVGRWGTSAGDRAKFGLTVPEILAAVEQLREARMLNSLQLLHFHIGSQISAISVIKDAIREAGQIYGELVRLGANMQYLDVGGGLGVDYDGSKTNFHASKNYSMQNYASDVVAGIKDACRQRGIPDPILISESGRAIASHQSVLIFNVLGVSEVPKMTPEPATDEEHLIIRNLYDTYQTIDENNYQEAYNDALQFKGEAISLFNFGYLSLPERARAESLFWACCAKILGIARQQEYVPDDLEDLEKIMASIYYINLSVFQSVPDSWAIDQLFPIMPIHRLDEEPTERGILADLTCDSDGKIDQFIDLRDVKSVLELHPFRPGEPYYLGLFLNGAYQEIMGNLHNLFGDTNAVHIRLTPKGYEIEHLVRGDTMQEVLGYVQYQGDVLLEKIRCRTEAALAEEQITLAEAQHLLENYERSLRSYTYLCS